The Rhipicephalus microplus isolate Deutch F79 unplaced genomic scaffold, USDA_Rmic scaffold_43, whole genome shotgun sequence genome contains the following window.
TACCGGCTACGCTTGGAAGCATACTTCGAGGTTCACGACGTCACGGACGAGAAGAAACGCAGGGCAATTTCGGTCACGGCGTTGAGCACAAAGACAGTGGATTTATTGGCTGCACGATGCGCGCCGGCGAAGATACAGGACCTGAAATACGAAGACGCTGTGAAGTTCCTGGGTGAGCGATTTGCTCCGGCGTGCAACGAAATCGCAGAATCGTACAAGTTCTTCACAAGGAATCAGCTTGCAGGAGAGTCGGTAAATGAATTTCTCGTGGAAATACGAAAGATTGCAAGCAGGTGTAATTTCGGTAGCGCCCTCGACAGGATGCTAAGGGACCGCATTGTTTGCGGCCTGCACGACGCTAGTGTTCGTAGGCAGCTGTTGGCAAAAGCGGAACTCACGCTGAGGGAGGCGGAAGAGGCAGCGCGTGCAGCAGAGATGACAGCGGCAAACGTGGACCATATGGCCAGCGCGCAAAACACGGACAATGTGCACGCTATGACGATGAAGCGCAGAGGCCAACCAACTAGGCATCCGTCACTACGAGAGTCGGCGAGCAGGGAAGACTGGCGGCACGAAGGGACGTGCCCATGCTGCGGCAAAAGTGGTCATACAGCGGAAAAATGCAAGTTCCGTTCTGTTAAATGCTTCATTTGTAAGAGGCAAGGACACCTAGCCCGTGTGTGCCAGCAGCACCAGTCCCGGCAAAACAATGTATTCCACTGTGAAAGTCAGTGGTCTGATAATGACGACTACGAACAATTTCTGCTCAACTTGCAAGCGGCATCGGTGAACATGGTCCAGCCAATTTATCGCACCATGGAATGGGATGGCGTGGCTCTCCGAATGCAAGTAGACACCGGTTCCCCCGTGACAATCATCACATGGCCTACCTACATCAAATAACGTCACCTTTGGCCTCGGCTCCAGAAGACTACCTTGCAACTGACTTGTTTCCTCGGTCAACTTCCCGTCAAGGGTCAACTCAATATCTCGGTGACGTACGGCGGGACCACACTGGACGCTACCTTGGTGGTGCTGGGGTGCTCTGGACCGGATCTGTGTGGGCGGGACGTCATCAAAGCCCTCGAACAGCACGGAAGGCAGGTTCTCGCCGTCGGAATGAAGGCTGCCTCCGGTAAGCCATCCTCTACTAAGGACGATTTACAAGTGCAGCAGTTGTTAGACGAGTTTCAGGACTTGTTCTCGGAAGAGCTAGGATTAATCAAAGGGCCACCTGTTGAGTTACGCTTGCGCGAAGGTGTCGTACCTCGTTTCTTTAAGGCACGTGCCGTGCCTTACGGGATGAGAGAAGCCGTTAGCCAAGAGATAGATCGTCTCGTTCAGACAGGAATCTTGACACCAGTTGCTTGCGCTGACTGGGCAACGCCTCTTGTTCCGGTAGTAAAGAAAAATGGGTCCATACGACTTTGCAGTGACTTCAAAGTAACAGTCAACGCTGCTTGCCACACGGAAAAATATCCGTTGCCCAAAATTCAAGACATCTTTGCTAGCTTAAGTGGAGGCGAAGTGTTCTCTACAATCGATCTAAAGGACGCTTACAGTCAGCTACCTCTAGATGAGAGCGCAAAGCAGCTTCTAGTCGTTAACACGCAAAAAGGACTATTCTGCTtcaaccggctccctttcggtgTAGCGTCCGCCCCAGCAATTTTCCAGAGACGCATGGAAGCCATCCTTCAAGGAATACCGGGTGTTCAAGTTTACTTGGATGACGGGGTTGTGGCAGAGAAGCAAGACAACTGCGAAAAATTGCGCGAAGTCTTCCAGAGGTTACGGGACTACGGTGTGAAGCTTCACCCAAGCAAATGCAAAATACGGAAGAAAGAAGTTGAGTATCTTGGGCACCGCATATGCGCAGGTGGCCTTTTGCCGAAAGCGGAGAACATTGAAGCAGTATCAGTAATGCCCAGGCCCACATGCGTGGCAGAGCTGCGGTCATTCATCGGCTTTGTGATGTATTACCATGCATTCCTTGGCAACTTGTCCACTGTTCTCGCACCGTTGTATGAACTGTTAAAGAAAAACGCCCGTTGGCAGTGGGGAGCAAGACAAGAGGCCGCTTTCGAAGCAACAAAACGCCTCGTCAAAGGCGCCAAGTTCCTCACGCACTACGATCCGCAAAAGCCCCTCGTGTTAGAAACGGACGCGTCGTCTTACGGCATCGGGGCTGTTTTATACCACCGGGTCAACGGAGAAGCGAAGCCAGTTGGATTTCGGTCGCGTACTCTGACTGCCGCAGAGCGGAATTACGCACAAATTGAGCGTGAAGCGCTGGCAGTTGTCTTTGGGGTGACCAAATTTCGTGAGTACCTACTGGGTAATACTTTCACGCTAATTACAGATCACAAGCCACTTCTGCGACTGCTCAGCCCGGACAAGCCCGTACCTGCTCTGGCAGCGACACGGATCCAACGTTGGTCTTTATTACTCAGCGGCTACACGTACACGATCGAGTACAAGGCAGGAAAAACCCTTCCGGTAGCTGATGCCCTGAGCCGCCTTCCGGCAAACTACCAGCACGATGCCAGTACCATGGAGTCCATCAATAACGACGCCCGTGAGTACGTACTTTTTGCTGAGCAACTAGACACCACCCTGATGTCGTCTAGTGATTTGGCCCGGGCGACAAAAGCAGATAGCACCCTCAAGCAAGTCGCTGTCTATATTCGCGACGGCTGGCCTAGGAAACTACCGAGATCAAAACCAGACTTacgtccattctttttcaaaaaacACGAACTTGTGTGCAGTAATAACATTGTCTACTGGGGCCACCGAGCGATAATTCCGGTCGCCGCCCGGAATTCCGTACTACGCATGCTGCACGAGACTCAAGGGATGACGTCCATGAAGAAGTTGGCGCGCTCCATATTTTGGTATCCTGGGCTGGATCGGGACATTGAACGTGTGGTAAACACTTGCCCTGTATGTGTGCAGTGTAGCAGCATTCCACCTGCCAAGGAGCCTGTGCCATGGCCGGAAACCAAGGAAAAGTGGTCAAGGGTGCACGTAGACTATGCCGGCCCGGTTGACGGACATATGTTGCTCATCGCGGTTGATTCGCACACGAAGTGGATAGAGGTGAGCCCAGTGAAGATAGCCAGCGCGGGACGGACTATCGAAGCCTTACAATGAACGTTTAGTAGGTTTGGCCTGCCCCGAACCGTGGTTTCCGATAACGGGCCACTGTTCACTAGCGCGCAGTTTCAGTCGTTCATGAATGAAAACGGAATTCGCCACTTTCGCACCGCGCCTTATCATCCGCAGTCCAACGGTTTAGCAGAGAGGGCAGTGCGAACGATTAAACTGGGACTGCGCAAGAACGCTAGAGGCACACTGCAAGGCCGATTAGACCAAATTCTGTTGCAGTATCGCCGCACCCCTCTGCCCAGCGGGAAAACGCCAGCGTTGATGCTGCTGGGTTTTGAGCCTCGATGCAAGTTGGATAACATCGTGTCATGTCGGCCATTTTCTCACGCAGATACGGAGCATCCCGGGACCACTCGGCAAGTTGGAGACTCTGTTTGGTACAGGAACTACGGGACAGGAGCCAGTAGGAAGGCTGGCGTCTTACAGACCCCCGAAGGCCACCGCATGGTAACCATCAAGGCCACAGACGGCGAACATCATCGCCGGCATTATGACTAGTTGAGAGGAAGAGAAACCGACAGCACGGGACTCGCTGCCGGTAAAGCAGAAGTCAAGCAAGAGTCCGGGGTTGAGGCACCGCAGACGGAAGCTGGCGAAACCGGTGCACCACTGACCTCAAGAGAACCCCAGAGCCCAGGTGCGCCAGACACAGACAGCCGACCAAATACGCATGACAACCAGGTTGAAAATGACACCAGTGGCGCGCAATCTGCAGGCAATAAAGAGTTCGATCCTGGCGAAACCATGTTACGCAGGTCCACCAGAAACCGACGCCCGCCGGATAGCTACCAGCCTTAAGGGGAAATAAGGCTGATGCATCGTCATTTGCAcatgtcactgccactgcgcacgtTGTGTGCGCATACCCTTCAGAAACTATAAAAAGCCTCGCTCCCAATAAACGTCGTTCACTGTTGTACATTCGTGTCTGTACGCTTCACTTTGTGATTTTAGTAATTACAGTATAGAAATTCCTGACGGAGTTTGACTGATAGTAAATGAAGTATTACAATCACACAAAAAAGTTTGTTGCTTTTCCGAGAGTCCTGTTTTCGTGTACTGGCGTATTAAAGATATGGTAAGAGCACACAAGTTGTGAAGCTGCTGCGTGATTTCACACAAATTTTGACGTCATTATAATTACAATAAACTACCCATTTCTGGAGCGTGTATTGAGGTATTGGAGAATTTATGAGAGTAGATAATGAGCATTGTGGTCGCTGTTATTTTTGTCAACTGCAGATGTCCAAACGCAATTCCCAAGAGGCGTCATGGCGAAGACATGGTCAACATATGTTCAACTTCATTGGACACTACTTGTTGGGTGCTATGCGTGGATAACgccgacaggaaaaaaaaaaggagtgtttcacactcaAAGTAATGGCAACAGGCTGCGTTGACTGATAGTTCCAAAATTAATTGCATTTATATGCCATATAAAGTGGACGATGGAgatgaccgccaccgtagctcagtgttagagcgTCAGACGCGTTATTTgatggtcgcaggttcagttcctgccatTTCAAGTTATCTGTTTGCccactttttttgctttcttcccattcacaataaatttactcgtaataacatcccctatacgtTCCTGGGCAGCATTGCCTGTGAGGTCTCAGTAATTTTTCTGGCAGACGTTTTAAATATAGCTGCAGGGTGTGTGATCGCAATGGTTCGAACTTCCACTTCACGCCTGACCACTGAGCTAACAgcgaacgtcccaaaaccaccatatgattatgcgagacgccatagtagaggacttcggaaatttcaaccccctggggatctttaacgtgcaccaaaatctgggcacacggACCAACAgcattgtgggggggggggatttagACAATTAGGTAGCCTCAAAGCCGAAGTAATCGCCGAGAGGACGAAGGTTGACAAGTGGTGGCAGAACTTAGTGGTGCATCCTAAAGACGAGTTCTTCAACTGGCCGACCACAGCGGGGAAGGTACTCTAGGGAGGAAAAGGAATGGGAGAACAGGTATGAATGGTAACGAAAGTAGCATTGCTGCAGAACGAGTGAAACCTTCATGATTTCATGACTCATTGAGATCGGCGTTGCGAAACAGCTCCTGAATTGCTTGAACACCCTTTCGTCTTGATGCTGTATTTGCGTTATCAGCAACTTGTAGGTTTGGGCGAGGCAGTTCATGATGCGAATAACTGGAATCAATGGGATGAGGACGACGACTCAATTCTATGACAATACGTTTGTCCGCTAACCTTTGATCACTTGTGGCGTTTTTTGAGAGAAGGCATTTTCGGTGACAGCAATTAGAGGCGAATTTTCAATGCACATTTACTTGCAGTATAGCACTAATCCTGCGGTGTATGTTTGTTCTTTGTCGCAGTTTTTTTCGTGTTGCTTCCCATTATTCGCTGTGTTCGGGCATCCATCTCATGTCAGTTACGGTAATTGTAGTCGACAGGCGAAAACTTCGCTCAAAGCGCCGCCATGAAGTTGTTACAGGACAGGGCGGGAGGCTGGAAGTGTAGCCGCTGCGCGATGGTATCTCCCCAGGTGTCGGGCAAGACCCACTTGAGCACGACGAGGTCTGAGAAGACGCAAAAAACGGCCGTCGGAATCGGCGTCTCATTTCCTTGCATATTCGTCAGAAAACCTCTGAAGGTCCAGTGGCGTCTTTAAGGTCAAAGGTTCCATGCGCGCGTGGGCTCCACACGTGGGGGTGTGGTAGTAAAGTTGCGGCAACGTACCAGCGGTCGCACACTAACGAGTCGCCTTGGTGGCCAAGACGCAGGAGTATATAAAGTCATTTTTGTTGGCCGCCAGGTACGGCCTAGAGTCACTAGCCCTCTGGCCCTTGTTTTGGCGTCACTGGCCTTGGGCCCACACCAAATAGTGGTAATTACCACTACATTCACTATACTGCTGAAGTACCAGAACAAGCTATTGCCCGACGAGCGGATGGCTTGGGCTTCAAGTTGCGTCGTAACTATTGTCATACCCTGCATTCTTTTTGTTGGGCTGCTTGCTCAGCATCGGTACCCCATCTATCTTTGTTGCTCGTTTGTATCCCAGTATCCTGGTACATAGTGTTAATGCAGCGTGTACGTGCCCTCGCAGCATAGTAAAAAAATGCAAGTGTGGCGATACTAGTTTCAACAAGTGCAGTATTTTATCATCGATAGCATTTGAGGTCATCATAAGGTCCGTCTGCTATTCTTGAAATTGTTTTTTTATTCCATCATTATAGTGATTCCATTATTGTTTTCCTTTCACTACAATTTCCCTAAATAAGGAGGCTCTCAAATACAAAGACATGCGTGCGTATTTCATTTTACGGCAGTCGCTGTCTAGCCAGGTTCCAGAAGGGCGCTAAAGCATGAAAGCATAAACTCTAGGCGACGTGGTCTTGGTGGAAGCAGCGTTGAAAAAGCTGGAAGTGGCGATACTTCaagggaagaaaaggaagagagcGTGGCGAAGGAGTTCGACGTGGCGATAAGGAAGCCATGGCCAAATGCCCGTTCCGGTCGCGTCCCGGCCTATCACTGAGGACATCGCGGAGCCAGTGCATTTGCCTGAAAAGCTGTGGAGCTTTGAAGAGGTACGTGTCTTCGTACCTCactatgaagtaaaaaaaaacatcgtttcGTGGCCTCGgtaggtgcggcgatggcgtcgtCTGGAATGGAAGTGAGGTTATTGAGAAAGCTGCGGTGTAGTGGCAACGGCGGCTATTGACAAAAAAAGCGGGGCAACTGCCAGGTTTTTGAGACAAGTGAAGTGCCTTTACTTCTCGGCGTTCTCGCGCTATTTgtcggttctttttttcatttgtatttttttcattttttactttcttttttcatacATCTCTCATTATGAAGGAGCTGAAGTGAATTCAAAAGAATTAGCTATACAGGTCTTTTTATATCGCTCTGCTCTCGTTTCATCTAAGGTCCACTCGACGTTTTATATTTTTCTTGTCTTTAATGCACGCCGTGCCAGGGAAGCTGCTGTAGGAGTAAGTTCGAAAGACACGCGCGTTGACAGTGAACTGTCATGGTTTCTAGCTTTAAGTATACTGCACCATGCAGCAATATGGGTGCGAGAGCGTTTATGA
Protein-coding sequences here:
- the LOC142787055 gene encoding uncharacterized protein LOC142787055 → MAAHAGPPGFDEEADNWEAYRLRLEAYFEVHDVTDEKKRRAISVTALSTKTVDLLAARCAPAKIQDLKYEDAVKFLGERFAPACNEIAESYKFFTRNQLAGESVNEFLVEIRKIASRCNFGSALDRMLRDRIVCGLHDASVRRQLLAKAELTLREAEEAARAAEMTAANVDHMASAQNTDNVHAMTMKRRGQPTRHPSLRESASREDWRHEGTCPCCGKSGHTAEKCKFRSVKCFICKRQGHLARVCQQHQSRQNNVFHCESQWSDNDDYEQFLLNLQAASVNMVQPIYRTMEWDGVALRMQVDTGSPVTIITWPTYIK